The Cloeon dipterum chromosome 3, ieCloDipt1.1, whole genome shotgun sequence genome includes a region encoding these proteins:
- the LOC135938300 gene encoding structural maintenance of chromosomes protein 1A-like — protein MPAFLKYIAVDNFKSYRGSQKIGPLKPFTAVIGPNGSGKSNFMDAISFVMGEKTSSLRVKRLSELIHGASVGKPVSRSASVTAIFELEDGTEKSFTRVVLGSSSEHRINEETVSSQQYLSELERLGINTKAKNFLVFQGAVESIAMKNPKERTALFEEISGSGTLKEEYDRLKVEVSQAEADTQHTYNKKRNIALERKEAKMEKEEAEKYQRLKDELADKQVELALFRLYHNEKDIELITDELQTQQQVVQRIEQSKEGKEEELKEKKKEQGKIGREMAKTEQEIREIETEINKKRPTFIKAKEKVAHHQKKLETAKKSMAQAKKAYDAHMEDIAELERELAEVEKKRMDYEETIAGESQQQGKELNLEDEQMNQYHRLKEEAGRQSALHLQELDSVNREQKSDQDRLDNEYRRKTEIENRLKQKGHEKDEAEKRIEKLGEHIRSSESALEEQRRLRRELESDVGSSKDKVTNLQRDLENVAEQLGDARVDKHEEARRKKKQEIVENFKRLYPGVFDRMINMCQPIHKRYNMCVTKVLGKFMEAIVVDTENTARQCIQYLKEQMLEPETFLPLDYIQAKSLKERLRNIREPKNVKLLYDVLQYDPPDIKRAVLFATNNALVCESPEDAMKVAYEMQDGQRYDAVALDGTYYQKSGIISGGSLDLARKAKRWDEKHLSNLKSQKERLTEELREAMKKSRKESELNTVESQIKGLETRLKYSKNDLENTSRQIQVVQQEIKQLKQNLNDFEPNITIIEDRMRKRDAEIEKIKENMNNVEDIVFREFCVQIGVKNIRQYEERELRTQQERAKKRLEFENQKNRIQNQLAFEKTRETENNMRRWERAVQDDEDALEKARRAESLQLAEIDKDMKDMDKLKNERLNKKVDYDRLEEDIGKMRREVGAVAKEILAAQKQASILESKIEQKKGERHSILTQCKMEDILIPMLRGNMEDIGGPEASGSQDDAHEAASSSQQAYEKENRIKIDYDALRSQYKDLDDPDDKKKIENSLGKKLNECIANIQKINAPNLKAMQKLDMAREKLQETDKEFENVRKKARKTKQAFERVKAERYKRFMDCFQLVSDRIDGIYKSLAQNQSAQAFLGPENPEEPYLDGINYNCVAPGKRFQPMSNLSGGEKTVAALALLFAIHSYQPAPFFVLDEIDAALDNTNISKVASYIVEKTNSLQTIVISLKEEFYSHANALIGICPNIDQGVLVSQVLTLDLTEYYEHKEM, from the exons ATGCCTGCATTCCTGAAGTACATCGCCGTGGACAACTTCAAGTCCTACAGGGGCTCCCAGAAAATCGGTCCTTTGAAGCCGTTCACGGCTGTCATCGGCCCCAATGGCTCCG GCAAGTCTAACTTCATGGATGCCATCAGTTTCGTTATGGGAGAAAAAACATCGAGTCTGCGAGTGAAAAGGCTGAGCGAGTTAATCCACGGCGCCTCCGTTGGCAAACCGGTCTCTCGATCGGCCTCCGTGACCGCAATATTCGAGCTGGAGGATGGCACAGAGAAGAGTTTCACCAGGGTCGTCCTTGGCTCCTCGTCTGAGCACCGCATCAACGAAGAA ACTGTCAGCAGCCAGCAGTATCTGTCAGAGCTGGAGAGGCTGGGAATCAACACAAAGGCCAAGAATTTCCTCGTCTTCCAGGGTGCGGTCGAATCAATTGCTATGAAGAATCCAAAAGAGAGAACTGCCCTGTTTGAGGAAATCAGCgg atctGGTACCCTGAAGGAAGAGTACGACCGGCTGAAGGTGGAGGTATCCCAGGCGGAGGCGGACACGCAACACACGTACAACAAGAAGCGCAACATTGCCCTGGAGAGGAAGGAGGCGAAGATGGAAAAAGAGGAGGCGGAGAAGTACCAACGGCTGAAGGACGAGCTTGCCGACAAGCAGGTCGAGTTGGCGCTTTTCCGACTCTACCACAACGAGAAGGACATCGAGCTGATCACCGACGAGCTGCAGACACAGCAGCAGGTCGTGCAGCGCATAGAGCAGTCCAAGGAGGGCAAAGAGGAGGAGCTgaaggagaagaagaaggagCAGGGCAAGATTGGCCGAGAGATGGCCAAGACTGAGCAGGAGATCAGAGAAATT GAAACGGAGATTAACAAGAAGCGGCCGACGTTCATCAAGGCCAAGGAGAAAGTGGCCCATCATCAGAAGAAACTGGAGACGGCCAAGAAGTCAATGGCTCAGGCCAAGAAGGCGTATGACGCCCACATGGAAGACATTGCCGAGCTGGAACGCGAACTGGCCGAAGTTGAAAAGAAGAGAATGGATTATGAGGAAACCATTGCTGGAGAATCACAGCAACAAG gtAAAGAACTTAACCTGGAGGATGAGCAGATGAACCAGTACCACCGTCTGAAGGAGGAGGCCGGCCGTCAGTCAGCACTCCACCTGCAGGAGCTAGACTCAGTTAACCGCGAGCAGAAATCAGACCAGGACCGCCTGGACAACGAGTACCGCCGCAAAACCGAGATCGAGAACCGGCTGAAGCAGAAAGGTCACGAAAAAGACGAGGCCGAGAAGCGAATCGAGAAGTTAGGCGAGCACATTCGCTCAAGCGAGTCTGCTTTGGAAGAGCAGCGGCGGCTGAGGCGCGAGTTGGAGAGCGACGTCGGCTCCAGCAAGGACAAGGTGACCAATTTGCAGAGGGATTTGGAAAATGTGGCTGAGCAGCTTGGCGACGCTCGCGTGGACAAACACGAAGAAGCCAGACGCAAGAAGAAGCAGGAGATAGTCGAGAACTTCAAACGGCTCTACCCTGGAGTG tttgatcGGATGATCAACATGTGCCAGCCGATCCACAAGCGGTACAACATGTGCGTGACAAAGGTGCTGGGCAAGTTCATGGAGGCGATCGTGGTGGACACAGAGAACACGGCCAGGCAGTGCATCCAGTACCTGAAGGAGCAGATGCTTGAGCCGGAAACCTTCCTGCCGCTTGATTATATCCAGGCCAAGAGCTTGAAAGAGAGGCTcag gaACATCCGAGAGCCAAAAAACGTCAAGTTGCTTTATGACGTGCTGCAATACGACCCTCCAGACATCAAAAGAGCCGTTCTTTTCGCTACAAACAATGCTTTGGTGTGTGAATCACCTGAAGATGCCATGAAG GTGGCATATGAAATGCAGGACGGACAGCGTTACGACGCCGTTGCGTTGGATGGCACGTACTACCAGAAGTCTGGTATAATCAGCGGCGGCTCTCTTGATTTGGCGCGCAAGGCGAAGCGCTGGGACGAAAAACACTTGTCCAACCTCAAGTCGCAGAAAGAGCGGCTTACCGAGGAGCTGCGCGAGGCCATGAAGAAGTCGCGTAAAGAGAGTGAGTTGAACACAGTCGAGTCGCAGATCAAGGGGCTGGAGACGAGGCTCAAGTACTCTAAGAATGATCTTGAAAACACCAGCCGCCAGATCCAGGTCGTCCAACAGGAGATTAAGCAGCTCAAGCAGAATCTCAATGATTTTGAG CCCAACATCACGATCATCGAGGACAGAATGCGCAAGAGGGACGCGGAGATCGAGAAAATCAAGGAGAATATGAACAATGTCGAGGACATAGTGTTCAGGGAGTTCTGCGTGCAGATCGGCGTGAAGAACATCCGCCAGTATGAAGAGCGAGAGCTCAg aaCGCAGCAAGAGCGTGCCAAGAAACGCCTCGAGTTCGAAAACCAGAAGAACCGAATCCAGAATCAGCTTGCCTTTGAAAAAACTAGGGAGACTGAAA aCAACATGAGGCGGTGGGAGAGAGCCGTGCAGGACGACGAGGACGCGTTGGAGAAGGCGCGGCGGGCGGAGAGTCTGCAGCTGGCGGAAATAGACAAGGACATGAAGGACATGGACAAGCTGAAGAACGAGCGGCTGAACAAGAAGGTTGACTACGACCGACTCGAGGAGGACATTGGCAAGATGCGGCGGGAGGTCGGCGCAGTCGCCAAGGAAATTCTGGCCGCGCAGAAGCAGGCGTCCATTCTTGAGTCAAAGATTGAGCAGAAAAAGGGCGAAAGACACAGCATCCTCACCCAGTGCAAG ATGGAAGATATTCTCATACCAATGCTGAGAGGCAACATGGAGGACATAGGAGGTCCTGAAGCTTCCGGCTCCCAGGATGATGCTCATGAGGCTGCCTCAAGCTCTCAGCAGGCCTACGAAAAGGAAAACAG AATAAAGATCGACTACGACGCCCTTCGGTCTCAGTACAAAGACCTGGACGACCCTGACGACAAGAAGAAAATCGAGAACAGTCTGGGCAAGAAGCTGAACGAGTGCATCGCCAACATTCAGAAGATCAACGCGCCCAACCTCAAA GCGATGCAAAAGCTAGACATGGCCAGGGAGAAGCTGCAAGAGACGGACAAGGAGTTTGAAAACGTGCGCAAGAAGGCGCGCAAGACGAAGCAGGCGTTCGAGCGAGTCAAGGCCGAGCGCTACAAACGCTTCATGGACTGCTTCCAGCTCGTCTCAGACAGAATCGACGGCATTTACAAA AGTCTCGCGCAGAACCAGTCCGCGCAGGCCTTTTTGGGTCCGGAGAACCCGGAAGAGCCATACTTGGATGGAATCAACTACAATTGCGTCGCCCCAGGAAAGCGGTTCCAGCCCATGTCCAACTTGAGTGGAGGAGAGAAGACCGTTGCTGCCCTTGCCCTGCTTTTCGCCATTCACAG CTACCAACCAGCGCCGTTCTTCGTGCTTGATGAGATCGACGCCGCCCTGGACAACACCAACATTTCCAAAGTGGCCTCGTACATCGTGGAAAAGACCAACTCACTCCAAACCATCGTCATCTCCCTGAAAGAGGAATTCTACTCTCACGCCAACGCATTGATTGGAATCTGCCCCaac ATTGACCAAGGAGTGCTGGTGAGTCAGGTGCTAACCCTGGACCTGACGGAGTACTACGAGCACAAGGAGATGTGA
- the Pgant9 gene encoding putative polypeptide N-acetylgalactosaminyltransferase 9, translating to MVFLRRRSLLLKTLLAVPVIWFFVAVLYSTSDKARARGPLEPAAAPPPEAAAVRQEQHPAPGAPEPPEVELQPPVVVDNQPDAPGFHEQEQENEISKKEEEDAGAMGVLPLPNGNSKYGEMGKPVVLPSNMSTGMKKLVDEGWQKNAFNQYVSDLISVRRSLPDPRDEWCKKEGRYQNSLPSTSVIICFHNEAWSVLLRTVHSVLDRSPAHMIHEVLLVDDFSDMDHLKTRLENYFTKYPKVKIIRAKKREGLIRARLLGAARATGKVLTYLDSHCECTTGWLEPLLDRIARNSTTVVCPVIDVIDDTTLEYHYRDSGGVNVGGFDWNLQFNWHSVPERERKRHENSAEPVWSPTMAGGLFSIDREFFERLGTYDNGFDIWGGENLELSFKTWMCGGTLEIVPCSHVGHIFRKRSPYKWRSGVNVLKKNSIRLAEVWLDDYSKYYYQRIGNDLGDFGDVSPRKKLRENLQCKSFKWYLDNIYPELFVPGDAAASGEIRNTWSGQCIDSACKPEDHHKPVGLWPCHKQGGNQYWMLSKTGEIRRDEACLDYAGQEVILYPCHGSKGNQYWEYNKASKLVRHGSSKKCLAVNDSKKKLVMQDCNQQNNNQHWLFENFDPSKLSHDGPA from the exons ATGGTGTTCCTGAGACGAAGGTCGTTGCTGCTCAAGACCCTGCTGGCCGTTCCCGTCATCTGGTTCTTCGTGGCCGTGCTCTACTCGACGTCGGACAAGGCACGCGCACGGGGGCCCCTCgagccggcggcggcgccacCCCCGGAGGCGGCCGCCGTCCGCCAGGAGCAGCACCCTGCGCCCGGAGCCCCTGAGCCACCAGAGGTCGAACTGCAACCCCCTGTCGTGGTGGATAACCAACCTGACGCACCAG GTTTTCACGAGCAAGAGCAGGAAAACGAAATCAGCAAGAAAGAGGAAGAGGATGCGGGGGCGATGGGCGTTCTGCCGTTGCCGAACGGCAACAGCAAGTACGGCGAAATGGGCAAGCCGGTGGTGCTGCCGAGCAACATGTCGACGGGCATGAAGAAGCTGGTCGACGAGGGCTGGCAGAAGAACGCCTTCAACCAATACGTCAGCGATCTCATTTCGGTCAGACGCAGCCTCCCTGACCCCAGGGACGAATG gTGCAAGAAGGAGGGCCGGTACCAGAACAGTTTGCCTTCGACGTCGGTCATCATTTGCTTCCACAACGAAGCGTGGTCGGTCCTCTTGCGCACGGTCCACTCAGTATTAGACAGATCTCCAGCGCACATGATTCATGAGGTTTTGCTCGTCGATGACTTCTCCGATATGG acCATTTGAAAACTCGGCTAGAAAACTACTTCACTAAGTACCCGAAGGTGAAGATCATCCGTGCGAAGAAGCGCGAGGGCCTGATCAGGGCTCGCCTGCTGGGTGCTGCCAGGGCCACTGGCAAAGTACTTACCTACCTGGACTCTCACTGCGAATGCACCACAG ggTGGTTAGAACCGCTGTTGGACAGAATCGCTCGCAACTCGACGACCGTGGTGTGTCCAGTGATTGACGTGATTGACGACACGACGCTTGAGTACCACTACCGCGACTCTGGCGGCGTCAACGTTGGCGGCTTCGACTGGAACCTCCAG TTCAACTGGCATTCTGTGCCCGAGCGGGAGCGCAAGCGGCACGAGAACTCTGCCGAGCCGGTGTGGAGCCCGACCATGGCGGGCGGACTCTTCAGCATTGACAGGGAGTTTTTCGAGAGGCTTGGCACCTACGATAACGGCTTTGATATTTGGGGTGGTGAAAATCTCGAGCTCTCTTTCAAG acgtGGATGTGCGGGGGAACGCTGGAGATAGTTCCGTGCTCACACGTGGGCCACATTTTCCGCAAACGCTCCCCTTACAAGTGGCGCTCGGGCGTGAACGTGCTCAAGAAAAACTCGATTCGTCTGGCCGAGGTGTGGCTCGACGACTACTCAAAGTATTACTACCAGCGCATCGGCAACGACCTC GGTGACTTCGGGGACGTGTCGCCAAGGAAGAAGCTGCgcgaaaatttgcaatgtAAATCATTCAAGTGGTATTTGGACAACATTTACCCTGAACTCTTTGTACCTGGCGATGCTGCCGCATCGGGAGAA aTTCGCAATACTTGGTCGGGCCAGTGCATCGACTCTGCGTGCAAACCCGAAGACCACCACAAACCCGTGGGTCTGTGGCCTTGCCATAAACAGGGTGGAAATCAG TATTGGATGCTGAGCAAAACGGGCGAAATCCGACGCGATGAAGCGTGTCTGGATTACGCGGGACAGGAGGTGATCCTCTACCCTTGCCATGGCTCCAAGGGCAACCAGTATTGGGAATACAACAAAGCG TCAAAACTGGTGCGCCACGGGAGCAGCAAAAAGTGCCTTGCAGTGAACGATAGCAAAAAGAAGCTGGTGATGCAGGACTGCAATCAGCAGAACAACAACCAGCACTGGCTCTTCGAAAACTTCGATCCGTCCAAACTTAGTCACGACGGGCCAGCTTAA
- the LOC135939902 gene encoding carboxypeptidase B-like isoform X2, translating into MLPRLLLLTLAAALVGAAPHEPADELRAEVQEAQLQYKGAQVLRVEAVSEFQKDVIKKMQDEQVLDTWLNPAAGRTHVDIMVPATALDQVKAELQNVSATFRVMIADVEAAIKDENPALSESELEELEGRKGHRMTFQNYHRVSDIHGYLDYLAQTFPDLVSVQTIGSSVEGRPLKLIKITGAKAGPKPAFYIDGGIHAREWISPASVTYIIQELVENREKYPFADSIDYYIVPVVNPDGYEFTHNGVRLWRKNRKDAQKGRCAGTDLNRNFGYKWGGAGSSRDPCQEIYAGSGPFSEPETQAIRNFVSSLGTTVRGYVTFHSYGQYILYPWGYDKKVPPDYTDLDRIGKKAANKMREVGGASYTVGNSASLLYAASGGADDWAKGGPRVKYTYTIELRDRGRFGFLLPANYILPTGKEALAAIQTISEEIAATG; encoded by the exons ATGCTGCCCAGGTTGCTGCTTTTGACCTTGGCGGCTGCCCTCGTTGGGGCAGCGCCGCACGAGCCGGCCGACGAACTCCGTGCCGAGGTGCAGGAGGCCCAACTGCAGTACAAAGGCGCCCAGGTCCTCAGGGTGGAGGCCGTGTCCGAGTTCCAGAAGGATGTTATCAAGAAGATGCAGGATGAACAAG TGTTGGACACTTGGCTGAACCCTGCGGCAGGCCGGACGCACGTGGACATCATGGTGCCGGCGACGGCTTTGGATCAGGTGAAAGCCGAACTGCAGAACGTGAGCGCCACCTTCAGGGTGATGATCGCTGACGTTGAGGCGGCCATCAAGGACGAGAACCCTGCCCTGTCAGAATCGGAGCTGGAGGAGCTCGAGGGCCGCAAAG GCCATCGCATGACCTTCCAGAACTACCACAGAGTGTCCGACATTCACGGTTACTTGGACTACTTGGCGCAGACCTTCCCAGACCTGGTTTCCGTGCAGACCATCGGCTCCTCTGTGGAGGGCAGACCCCTGAAACTGATCAAAATTACTGGCGCCAAGGCTGGCCCCAAACCCGCTTTTTACATCGATGGAG gtatTCACGCTCGTGAGTGGATTTCCCCTGCATCAGTGACGTACATAATCCAGGAGCTGGTGGAGAACCGCGAAAAGTACCCGTTCGCGGACTCCATCGACTACTACATCGTGCCCGTGGTGAACCCTGACGGCTACGAGTTCACGCACAACGGCGTGCGGCTGTGGCGCAAGAACAGGAAGGACGCCCAAAAGGGAAGGTGCGCCGGCACCGACCTTAACAGGAACTTTGGCTACAAGTGGGGCGGCGCCGGCTCCAGCCGCGACCCTTGCCAGGAAATCTACGCCGGATCCGGACCCTTCTCTGAACCTGAGACGCAGGCCATCAGGAACTTTGTCTCGAGCCTCGGCACCACCGTCAGg ggGTATGTGACCTTCCACAGTTACGGACAATACATCCTCTACCCTTGGGGCTACGACAAAAAGGTCCCTCCTGATTACACCGATTTGGACAGGATTGGAAAGAAGGCTGCCAACAAAATGAGGGAGGTCGGCGGTGCCTCGTACACGGTCGGAAATTCTGCCAGTCTCCTTTACGCAGCCTCAG gtgGCGCTGATGACTGGGCCAAGGGCGGTCCCAGGGTAAAGTACACGTACACAATCGAGCTCAGGGACAGGGGTCGTTTTGGCTTCCTGCTGCCGGCCAACTACATCTTGCCCACCGGCAAGGAAGCTCTCGCCGCCATCCAGACCATTTCGGAGGAAATTGCTGCCACTGGCTGA
- the LOC135940256 gene encoding F-box only protein 9, with amino-acid sequence MDTAVDNELVADLTRAMRLFLKGAALEEEGQLRDAVGFYRKAVQLVPDVEQRVHELSLKSGGPAGKKETKTDDGKGKENAAEVEIEDLPVKFSQIISQQGTVCLPNSEQQGTHISQLPPELLLLLLRWVVSSELDFRSWARFAAVCRGFYLTAQDNELWRLICRRAWGCQVEGRRKWRLEFDRRPRVRVDGCYIARITYVRPGELSFQTSTYLPWHSVLYFRLLRFFTGGRVLMLTTAEQPNISVGYLRHRRSPHPQVLSGSYKVDGTAVTAELFEAPRPKPRPQGRRQVPPPHDTGTRKYSMVLQICSQKIIWSRYCIETTYLSGQKSVCDFELTNSQFPAMSFARVRSYTQVPTQEML; translated from the exons ATGGACACTGCCGTGGACAACGAGTTGGTCGCCGACCTCACCAgg GCGATGCGACTATTTTTGAAAGGCGCTGCCCTTGAGGAAGAAGGACAGCTGCGGGACGCTGTCGGTTTCTACCGAAAGGCCGTCCAACTTGTCCCGGACGTCGAGCAGAGGGTCCACGAACTCTCTCTTAAatcag GTGGACCAGCTGGTAAGAAGGAAACCAAGACAGACGATGgcaaaggaaaagaaaacgcTGCAGAAGTGGAGATTGAAGACCTTCCcgttaaattttcccaaattatTTCTCAGCAGGGCACTGTCTGTTTGCCTAATTCAGAGCAACAG GGTACACATATAAGCCAGCTGCCCCCTgagttgttgctgctgctgttgcgtTGGGTGGTGTCCTCGGAGCTGGATTTCCGGTCCTGGGCGCGTTTTGCAGCCGTCTGCCGCGGATTTTATCTGACGGCGCAGGATAACGAGCTGTGGAGGCTCATCTGCAGACGTGCGTGGGGCTGTCAGGTTGAGGGGCGCCGCAAGTGGAGGCTGGAGTTCGATCGGAGGCCCAGGGTGCGCGTTGACGGCTGCTACATCGCCAGGATCACTTACGTCAGACCTGGGGAACTCAG TTTCCAGACGTCGACCTACCTGCCATGGCACTCTGTCCTCTACTTTCGGCTTTTGCGCTTCTTCACCGGCGGCCGCGTGCTGATGCTGACGACGGCCGAGCAGCCCAACATCAGCGTCGGCTACCTGCGCCACAGACGCTCGCCGCACCCGCAGGTGCTCAGCGGAAGCTACAAGGTTGACGGCACCGCGGTCACAGCTGAGTTGTTCGAGGCGCCGAGGCCGAAACCCAGGCCCCAAGGTAGGAGGCAAGTGCCCCCGCCCCACGACACAGGCACCAGGAAATACTCTATG gTGCTGCAGATTTGCAGTCAGAAGATAATTTGGTCGCGCTACTGCATCGAGACGACTTACCTCTCTGGCCAGAAGTCGGTCTGCGATTTTGAGCTGACAAATAGCCAATTTCCCGCGATGAGCTTTGCCCGCGTCCGCAGTTACACGCAGGTGCCGACGCAGGAGATGTTGTGA
- the LOC135939902 gene encoding carboxypeptidase B-like isoform X1: MLPRLLLLTLAAALVGAAPHEPADELRAEVQEAQLQYKGAQVLRVEAVSEFQKDVIKKMQDEQVLDTWLNPAAGRTHVDIMVPATALDQVKAELQNVSATFRVMIADVEAAIKDENPALSESELEELEGRKVGKALRSAPAFPWRRRTTQLVTPYNTLFCCNKRGHRMTFQNYHRVSDIHGYLDYLAQTFPDLVSVQTIGSSVEGRPLKLIKITGAKAGPKPAFYIDGGIHAREWISPASVTYIIQELVENREKYPFADSIDYYIVPVVNPDGYEFTHNGVRLWRKNRKDAQKGRCAGTDLNRNFGYKWGGAGSSRDPCQEIYAGSGPFSEPETQAIRNFVSSLGTTVRGYVTFHSYGQYILYPWGYDKKVPPDYTDLDRIGKKAANKMREVGGASYTVGNSASLLYAASGGADDWAKGGPRVKYTYTIELRDRGRFGFLLPANYILPTGKEALAAIQTISEEIAATG; the protein is encoded by the exons ATGCTGCCCAGGTTGCTGCTTTTGACCTTGGCGGCTGCCCTCGTTGGGGCAGCGCCGCACGAGCCGGCCGACGAACTCCGTGCCGAGGTGCAGGAGGCCCAACTGCAGTACAAAGGCGCCCAGGTCCTCAGGGTGGAGGCCGTGTCCGAGTTCCAGAAGGATGTTATCAAGAAGATGCAGGATGAACAAG TGTTGGACACTTGGCTGAACCCTGCGGCAGGCCGGACGCACGTGGACATCATGGTGCCGGCGACGGCTTTGGATCAGGTGAAAGCCGAACTGCAGAACGTGAGCGCCACCTTCAGGGTGATGATCGCTGACGTTGAGGCGGCCATCAAGGACGAGAACCCTGCCCTGTCAGAATCGGAGCTGGAGGAGCTCGAGGGCCGCAAAG TCGGCAAGGCCCTTAGATCGGCGCCTGCTTTTCCGTGGAGGCGCAGGACCACGCAATTAGTCACGCCTTATAACACATTGTTTTGCTGCAATAAGCGCG GCCATCGCATGACCTTCCAGAACTACCACAGAGTGTCCGACATTCACGGTTACTTGGACTACTTGGCGCAGACCTTCCCAGACCTGGTTTCCGTGCAGACCATCGGCTCCTCTGTGGAGGGCAGACCCCTGAAACTGATCAAAATTACTGGCGCCAAGGCTGGCCCCAAACCCGCTTTTTACATCGATGGAG gtatTCACGCTCGTGAGTGGATTTCCCCTGCATCAGTGACGTACATAATCCAGGAGCTGGTGGAGAACCGCGAAAAGTACCCGTTCGCGGACTCCATCGACTACTACATCGTGCCCGTGGTGAACCCTGACGGCTACGAGTTCACGCACAACGGCGTGCGGCTGTGGCGCAAGAACAGGAAGGACGCCCAAAAGGGAAGGTGCGCCGGCACCGACCTTAACAGGAACTTTGGCTACAAGTGGGGCGGCGCCGGCTCCAGCCGCGACCCTTGCCAGGAAATCTACGCCGGATCCGGACCCTTCTCTGAACCTGAGACGCAGGCCATCAGGAACTTTGTCTCGAGCCTCGGCACCACCGTCAGg ggGTATGTGACCTTCCACAGTTACGGACAATACATCCTCTACCCTTGGGGCTACGACAAAAAGGTCCCTCCTGATTACACCGATTTGGACAGGATTGGAAAGAAGGCTGCCAACAAAATGAGGGAGGTCGGCGGTGCCTCGTACACGGTCGGAAATTCTGCCAGTCTCCTTTACGCAGCCTCAG gtgGCGCTGATGACTGGGCCAAGGGCGGTCCCAGGGTAAAGTACACGTACACAATCGAGCTCAGGGACAGGGGTCGTTTTGGCTTCCTGCTGCCGGCCAACTACATCTTGCCCACCGGCAAGGAAGCTCTCGCCGCCATCCAGACCATTTCGGAGGAAATTGCTGCCACTGGCTGA
- the LOC135940642 gene encoding PI-PLC X domain-containing protein 3, which translates to MSAADWMARLPQEVKDAPFFRLAIPGSHDSLSYSIRADAPLAADCPDAVRILERLFGPVTRSILFKWSVTQSLSLSEQLQLGVRYLDLRLAMPAEPRGAARGKETQPHVVHHLCGDDVGPLLADADAFLAAHPLEVLIVDLQHFYHFCPDDHQQLVNHLSGLFGDRLCPYWPGATQEISLSWMQAHGYQVVLVYRCEEVRGLRGVWPGEALASPWPDVRKARALLGFLERGLAARDRRCGHVAQCVLTPRTGTVLPAGLCSDLHSGLAARCNKAVVPWLRARRQQRDHLNVAIADFVDAAFVDAVLNLNSSNPAVELPKIADKPHADVYL; encoded by the exons ATGTCGGCGGCCGACTGGATGGCCCGGCTGCCTCAGGAGGTCAAGGACGCGCCCTTTTTCAGACTAGCCATTCCAG GGAGTCACGACTCGCTGAGTTACTCAATTCGCGCCGACGCCCCGCTGGCGGCGGACTGCCCGGACGCGGTGCGAATTCTGGAGCGGCTGTTCGGCCCCGTGACGCGGTCCATCCTCTTCAAATGGAGCGTAACTCAGAGCCTGAGTTTATCCGAGCAACTGCAGCTTGGCGTGCGTTACCTGGACCTGCGGCTGGCGATGCCGGCGGAGCCGCGGGGCGCCGCGAGGGGCAAGGAGACGCAGCCGCACGTGGTGCACCACCTGTGCGGCGACGACGTTGGGCCCCTGCTGGCCGACGCCGACGCCTTCCTCGCCGCCCATCCTCTCGAGGTGCTGATCGTCGACCTGCAGcacttttaccatttttgcCCTGATGACCACCAGCAGCTCGTCAATCACCTCTCCGGCCTCTTCGGCGACAGGCTCTGCCCCTACTGGCCCGGCGCCACGCAGGAAATCTCCCTCAGCTGGATGCAG GCGCACGGGTACCAAGTGGTGTTGGTGTACCGGTGCGAGGAGGTGCGGGGGCTGCGGGGCGTTTGGCCCGGGGAGGCGTTGGCGTCGCCGTGGCCGGACGTGCGGAAGGCGCGGGCGCTGCTCGGCTTCCTCGAGCGGGGCCTGGCGGCGCGCGACCGGCGCTGCGGCCACGTGGCGCAGTGCGTGCTGACGCCGCGCACCGGCACCGTGCTGCCCGCCGGCCTCTGCTCCGATTTGCACTCCGGCCTGGCCGCCAGGTGCAACAAGGCCGTCGTGCCGTGGCTCAGAGCCCGCCGACAGCAACGCGACCACCTGAACGTCGCCATCGCCGACTTCGTCGACGCCGCTTTCGTCGACGCGGTGCTCAACCTCAATAGTTCAAATCCTGCCGTCGAACTGCCCAAAATTGCGGATAAGCCGCATGCTGACGTCTATTTGTAG